Proteins encoded by one window of Lacerta agilis isolate rLacAgi1 chromosome 11, rLacAgi1.pri, whole genome shotgun sequence:
- the FAM166B gene encoding protein FAM166B, giving the protein MATAFAPKASQILMTPEPHYIPGYGGYCPRYKFMLGQTYGKLTSQLLTSPEADHSGRLLLQPNCSPRDTEEPPEQNESGGKLPLLGCSTIPGYTGFIPRAQNHFAKTYSEICKEARSEFARQLLRGAGQRQAWKAAGEESSKDTKLESHGLTPKCKTPLAAVSKAAAPYVSRYAFRPQGSPYSLEDSNPQRHFISGFTGFVPRAQYLIGASYPVITRRALAEFDQMRRRQRQGPTGSSHHAQKGGNALPPLRKTYPTDMGLLPHYRGYVPGYKFQFGHTYGQLTFDALGQSTLEKQVLDGEP; this is encoded by the exons ATGGCTACAGCTTTCGCCCCCAAGGCTAGCCAGATTCTGATGACCCCGGAGCCACACTACATCCCCGG CTACGGCGGGTACTGCCCCCGTTACAAGTTCATGCTGGGCCAGACTTATGGGAAGCTGACCTCGCAGCTGCTCACCAGCCCCGAGGCGGATCACTCTGGCCGGCTGCTCCTGCAGCCCAACTGCTCCCCCAGAGACACAGAGGAGCCTCCGGAGCAGAACGAGAGTGGAGGGAAGCTCCCCCTGCTTGGCTGCAGCACCATCCCAGGTTACACAG GATTCATCCCTCGGGCCCAGAACCACTTTGCCAAGACCTACAGCGAGATCTGCAAGGAGGCCAGGAGCGAGTTTGCCCGGCAGCTGCTGAGGGGAGCCGGACAGCGGCAGGCCTGGAAGGCGGCTGGAGAGGAGTCTTCGAAGGACACCAAGCTGGAGTCTCAC GGCCTCACCCCCAAGTGCAAGACCCCCCTGGCCGCCGTGTCAAAAGCTGCTGCCCCATATGTGTCTCGCTACGCCTTCCGGCCTCAGGGATCGCCCTACTCTCTGGAGGACAGCAACCCACAGAGACACTTCATCTCAG gcttCACTGGATTCGTCCCTCGCGCCCAGTATCTGATTGGGGCAAGCTACCCAGTCATCACCCGCCGGGCTCTGGCAGAGTTTGACCAGATGCGACGGAGGCAGAGGCAAGGGCCTACTGGAAGCAGCCACCATGCCCAGAAAGGGGGCAATGCCCTCCCTCCACTGAGAAAGACCTACCCCACAGACATGGGCCTCCTGCCCCACTACAGGGGCTATGTTCCAG GTTACAAGTTCCAGTTTGGCCACACCTACGGCCAGCTCACCTTTGACGCCCTGGGCCAGAGCACCCTGGAGAAGCAGGTGCTGGATGGGGAAccatga